A DNA window from Aspergillus nidulans FGSC A4 chromosome I contains the following coding sequences:
- a CDS encoding uncharacterized protein (transcript_id=CADANIAT00007215): MAENETYKHADKDGHFRRKDSVFRSWVSASPDADFPAEKDRYVLYLNYGCPWAHRTNIVRSLKGLEDIIQLVVCDFELGSQGWFFSESGRNGSAKKDPLYGFTTISQLYFKADPEYKGRYTIPVLWDKKKETIVNNESSEIIRMFYTEFDHLLPEERREVNQPGGGLYPPHLRGEIEAMNEWVYDRINNGVYKTGFAATQEAYEASLHPLFEALDRIEGHLAQPGHQPYLFGEHITEADVRLYTTIARFDVAYYLIFKCNLKMIRHDYPLIDAWYRRLYYDESEKTRGGAFGKTTFLGLYKFGYLAALGKKQSVDSSQLIVPAGPKPDILPRDA; encoded by the exons ATGGCTGAG AACGAGACATACAAACACGCCGACAAAGACGGTCACTTCCGACGTAAAGACTCGGTCTTTCGCTCCTGGGTATCAGCATCCCCTGACGCTGACTTCCCCGCCGAAAAGGACCGCTATGTGCTATACCTAAATTACGGATGTCCATGGGCTCACAGGACGAACATCGTACGCTCCCTCAAGGGCCTCGAAGACATCATCCAGCTAGTCGTCTGCGACTTCGAACTGGGGTCCCAAGGCTGGTTTTTCTCCGAATCCGGACGGAACGGgtcagcaaagaaagaccCGCTGTATGGATTTACGACGATCAGCCAGCTCTATTTCAAAGCAGACCCGGAGTATAAGGGACGATATACGATTCCCGTGCTGTGGGATAAAAAGAAGGAGACGATTGTAAATAATGAGAGCAGTGAGATCATTCGCATGTTCTACACGGAGTTTGATCACTTACTGCCCGAGGAGCGGCGCGAAGTGAATCAGCCTGGTGGCGGGCTGTATCCCCCTCACCTGAGGGGTGAGATTGAGGCGATGAACGAGTGGGTATACGACCGCATCAACAACGGGGTGTATAAGACAGGTTTCGCTGCGACGCAGGAGGCATACGAGGCAAGCCTGCACCCGCTTTTCGAGGCGTTGGACCGCATCGAAGGGCACCTCGCCCAGCCCGGGCACCAGCCGTATCTCTTTGGGGAGCATATCACGGAGGCAGACGTGCGGTTGTATACGACAATCGCACGGTTCGATGTGGCATACTACCTAATCTTCAAATGCAACCTGAAGATGATCCGACACGACTACCCGCTGATTGACGCGTGGTACCGACGGCTGTACTACGACGAGTCGGAGAAGACGCGCGGAGGGGCGTTTGGGAAGACGACCTTCTTGGGCCTT TACAAATTCGGCTATCTGGCGGCGCTTGGCAAGAAACAAAGCGTTGATAGCTCCCAGCTGATTGTGCCTGCTGGGCCAAAGCCCGATATCCTGCCGCGTGACGCGTAG
- a CDS encoding haloacid dehalogenase, type II (transcript_id=CADANIAT00007216), protein MSFRPQTKALFFDVFGTTVQWRKVVTKALKEASENALRSDRESLQDDIRAQASAMTEDNWHSMAEDWRASYGRFTSTFDPSNGFVSIDQHHYDSLLEILRSRQLDELFTESELQDVVQCWHRLEPWNDTVEGLKLLSSKFRTSTLSNGNVSLLEDLVRHASLPFTDIVSAEHFGAYKPSPRVYLGAAEKLGFKPEECILVAAHLKDLKAAKACGFGTIYVERVGEEFGNLDHAIQEGYVDLAVEMEDSPDGFVEVARRLGIST, encoded by the coding sequence ATGTCTTTCAGACCGCAGACcaaagctctcttctttgatGTTTTCGGCACCACAGTTCAATGGCGCAAGGTCGTTACGAAAGCCCTGAAAGAAGCCAGCGAAAACGCCCTCCGTAGCGATCGAGAATCGCTCCAGGATGATATCCGTGCACAGGCATCGGCAATGACAGAAGATAATTGGCACAGCATGGCCGAGGACTGGCGCGCATCATACGGTCGATTCACATCGACGTTCGATCCGTCTAACGGCTTCGTCTCCATCGATCAACACCACTACGACTCACTTCTTGAGATTCTTCGGTCTCGACAGCTAGACGAGCTTTTTACGGAGAGCGAACTGCAAGACGTCGTTCAGTGCTGGCATAGACTCGAGCCGTGGAATGATACCGTGGAAGGGCTGAAGCTGCTAAGCAGCAAGTTCCGCACAAGCACGCTGTCCAACGGCAACGTCTCACTTCTCGAGGACCTCGTGCGGCATGCCTCGCTTCCTTTCACGGATATCGTGAGCGCCGAACATTTTGGCGCCTACAAGCCGTCACCGCGTGTATACCTGGGggctgctgagaagctgGGGTTCAAGCCCGAGGAGTGTATACTTGTGGCGGCGCATTTGAAAGATTTGAAAGCGGCCAAGGCTTGCGGATTCGGGACAATCTACGTTGAGCGCGTTGGAGAAGAGTTTGGTAATCTAGATCACGCCATCCAGGAGGGATATGTCGATCTGGCcgtggagatggaagacaGCCCGGATGGCTTCGTAGAGGTTGCGAGACGGCTGGGTATCTCGACCTAG
- a CDS encoding putative nuclear migration protein (transcript_id=CADANIAT00007217), with the protein MATEAMYQSPPLASAFPTPSTTPKRPPSMHVRGDSSPGPVVSPVSLPNHVSSPEGRSDLDSIADEDVISPLDPRRFTPTLHASLVSEILALRRDVESKTKAIDHLENSLDESRIENEELAQRLAKHSKESRSLKQQLQLLEGGSSSALTELAKERDNALEGVAEFRRKLEQAQKKARSRDEELERTTKLWTREKEAWDGERRNLERKVHVVEGRLKAVLNEVAAAQAANSREPSINDAQDAGKEASTGKDSDSVSMYSSSQGRRRTSITSLSSAGSDEHHGLGEGRYSVMSAAGMLGSQTNLADELAFDEEDEFDLDDDNDDDIPQSPEALPEERPISVHSQMSHTMSSKARKILGLSLDEKLDSFAVKAEASPVLKSPSIDRTPPTEYQDSGVQYSPPASPNLPLMADKSIEANVENDVSLYRTKESSTSTLTIDMVSASSQTVESLPTPPWTPRVAAPLELPAVDHAAMVPASVQTDIPAKIEAESNPVQKLKPANIEIPMITIQPPVSEPSSPRGSVVLPPQTKSVSCQADLRAVTETRTTGIQTEPIRIDQRPVKLPASLLPSAIPDLPLNTSALDHAIQPYRAPSPKSAKSQRKQPPLVVETPADTTALSKFGHIQAYPGNNDNGPLSEDSKPNLRRPLRSSSLFAGFEQTSDDEADAPRDVFTDDELLNRPFASYKVRKGKLVSANERRRSLEDAMLPDLTEDLNSESYFEAGVGNDLTSPPGSSWSRSGTSGFRQQDMRKAAIISSGAATHVRRARSPSEPSIDSGSGSNASSVAPPFPVPIRLSSRKFPQTGSDGRQSPTPSSRNFSDRPRPSIVRRPTLRRVRSAAAMSQTEQASRPTTRSSPAMSISSYGQDSPRHPRMPFDDIALPRDRQSSNARAARRPSISQYLTHERHESTTSVQPTSVVDAIAQTMVGEWMWKYVRRRRSFGGDRDNWEGRNAEEVSASITNSGVRHKRWVWLAPYERSVMWSSKQPTTGPALLGKSGRKLIIQSVLDVKDDNPLPKGFSGSVQFNRSILILTPQRALKFTATSIERHYVWLTALSFLSHSAIGLQDLASLPPVPREDYTRPAPTATLRRNPIRDSIRIAKGRPRPFPRGKGKRPFNNQPEPVPELPYDLDDEVRASEDAAAPPTVPRFSNHARKRSNTAPRMPIPNIRSFSSQNTIPSVRSSSDAAAGLSSHSRGLNSVRSSFSHRTSEASSVRTGNFFDAIGTVRMEAFIDQTESNRYRAANSRRHTRKPSTPWSMNQGYPELESPFEEVHEDPFHGF; encoded by the exons ATGGCCACGGAAGCGATGTATCAAAGCCCGCCATTAGCGAGCGCATTCCCAACGCCTTCTACAACTCCAAAACGACCACCTTCCATGCATGTCCGGGGTGACTCGTCTCCAGGTCCAGTGGTATCGCCTGTATCGCTCCCCAATCACGTTTCCTCTCCCGAAGGACGCAGCGATCTCGATTCCATTGCTGATGAGGACGTCATATCGCCGCTGGATCCCCGGAGATTCACGCCGACCTTGCACGCCTCTCTTGTCTCTGAAATTCTCGCCCTCCGACGAGACGTCGAGAGCAAGACAAAGGCCATTGACCACTTGGAGAACAGCCTCGACGAGTCCCGGATAGAGAATGAAGAGTTGGCTCAGCGGCTGGCCAAGCACTCGAAAGAGTCTCGGTCACTGAAGCAGCAACTGCAACTTCTGGAAGGTGGTAGCTCTTCGGCCCTTACTGAGCTAGCAAAAGAGAGGGACAACGCACTCGAGGGGGTAGCTGAATTCCGCAGGAAACTTGAacaggcgcagaagaaggctAGAAGCCGCGATGAAGAATTGGAAAGAACTACGAAGCTGTGGACTCGGGAAAAGGAGGCCTGGGATGGCGAACGGAGGAATCTGGAGCGGAAAGTCCATGTGGTCGAGGGTCGTCTCAAAGCTGTCTTGAACGAAGTTGCAGCCGCCCAGGCTGCCAACTCCCGCGAGCCTTCGATAAACGATGCACAAGACGCAGGGAAAGAGGCGTCCACCGGCAAGGACAGTGACTCCGTTAGCATGTACTCGAGCAGCCAAGGACGCCGCCGGACCAGCATCACGAGTTTGAGTAGTGCTGGGAGTGATGAACATCATGGACTTGGTGAGGGACGTTATTCGGTTATGAGCGCTGCCGGTATGCTAGGTTCACAGACAAACCTTGCAGACGAGCTAGcatttgacgaagaagatgagttcgaccttgatgatgataatgatgatgatatacCTCAATCCCCCGAGGCGCTTCCTGAAGAGCGCCCCATCTCGGTTCATTCGCAAATGTCTCATACCATGAGTAGCAAGGCACGAAAAATCCTTGGGCTTTCGCTTGATGAGAAACTGGACAGCTTTGCCGTGAAAGCTGAGGCATCTCCAGTGCTCAAGAGCCCTTCAATTGACCGGACTCCGCCTACTGAATATCAAGACAGCGGTGTCCAATACTCCCCCCCTGCATCGCCCAATCTACCTCTAATGGCTGATAAGTCAATTGAAGCGAATGTGGAAAACGATGTTTCGCTATATCGAACAAAGGAGAGCAGTACATCGACTTTGACCATCGACATGGTTTCGGCCTCCTCTCAAACTGTTGAGAGTCTTCCAACCCCTCCTTGGACTCCAAGAGTCGCTGCGCCTTTGGAGCTCCCAGCTGTCGACCACGCTGCTATGGTTCCAGCTTCTGTGCAAACGGATATTCCTGCCAAGATTGAAGCTGAAAGTAACCCTGtgcagaagctcaagccgGCAAACATTGAGATTCCAATGATCACAATTCAGCCCCCCGTATCcgaaccttcttctccgcgggGAAGCGTAGTCCTTCCTCCCCAAACTAAGAGTGTTTCCTGCCAGGCCGACTTGAGGGCAGTCACCGAAACTCGAACAACTGGCATTCAGACAGAGCCTATCCGCATCGATCAGCGTCCTGTCAAACTTCCAGCCAGCTTGCTGCCGTCTGCGATTCCAGACCTTCCGCTCAATACAAGTGCACTGGACCATGCTATTCAACCATACCGCGCGCCTTCTCCCAAGTCTGCCAAGAGTCAGAGAAAGCAACCGCCTCTTGTGGTTGAGACGCCTGCTGACACGACGGCGCTGAGCAAGTTCGGACATATTCAGGCTTACCCAGGCAATAACGATAACGGACCATTGTCAGAGGACTCGAAGCCTAACCTGAGACGGCCTTTGCGGTCAAGCAGTCTTTTCGCCGGCTTCGAACAGACAAGCGATGACGAAGCTGACGCCCCTAGGGACGTGTTCACGGACGATGAATTGCTAAATAGGCCCTTCGCGTCTTATAAAGTACGTAAGGGCAAGCTTGTCTCTGCTAATGAGCGCCGCCGCAGTCTAGAGGATGCCATGTTGCCCGACCTGACGGAGGATTTGAACTCCGAGTCTTATTTCGAGGCAGGAGTGGGTAACGACTTAACAAGCCCCCCAGGATCGTCTTGGTCGCGTTCCGGGACTTCAGGATTCCGGCAGCAAGATATGCGTAAAGCAGCGATTATATCCAGCGGAGCGGCCACACATGTGAGGCGAGCGCGTAGCCCAAGCGAGCCAAGCATCGACAGCGGCAGTGGTAGCAACGCATCAAGCGTAGCGCCTCCATTTCCTGTCCCAATCCGGCTCAGCTCGAGGAAATTCCCTCAAACCGGGAGCGATGGACGCCAGAGCCCAACGCCCTCGTCTCGCAACTTCTCTGATCGCCCGCGCCCGAGCATTGTTCGCCGTCCTACACTGCGACGTGTCCGCTCGGCGGCTGCCATGTCTCAAACGGAGCAGGCAAGCCGACCGACCACCCGGTCATCTCCTGCTATGTCAATATCTTCATATGGTCAAGATAGCCCTCGACATCCCCGCATGCCGTTTGACGATATTGCGCTGCCTCGGGATCGACAAAGCTCTAATGCGCGAGCGGCTCGTCGGCCAAGCATATCGCAATATCTGACCCACGAGCGTCATGAATCAACTACGTCTGTTCAGCCAACAAGTGTGGTTGATGCCATTGCGCAGACCATGGTCGGCGAATGGATGTGGAAGTATGTCCGCCGAAGGAGGTCGTTTGGTGGAGACAGGGACAATTGGGAAGGTCGCAACGCCGAAGAAGTGTCCGCCAGCATCACCAACAGCGGAGTAAGACATAAGCGGTGGGTTTGGCTTGCACCGTACGAGCGATCTGTCATGTGGAGCAGCAAGCAGCCAACTACTGGACCCGCGCTACTCGGCAAGAGTGGCAGGAAGT TGATTATCCAATCCGTCCTCGACGTCAAAGACGATAACCCTTTGCCAAAGGGCTTCAGCGGCTCGGTTCAATTTAATCGCTCCATCCTCATTCTTACACCCCAACGAGCTCTTAAGTTTACAGCCACCAGCATCGAACGCCACTATGTCTGGCTAACAGCCTTGTCATTCCTGAGCCATTCAGCGATAGGCCTGCAAGACCTCGCTTCACTCCCACCAGTGCCGCGGGAAGATTACACTCGCCCAGCGCCAACGGCAACCCTCCGCCGCAATCCTATTCGCGACTCCATCCGAATCGCCAAGGGCCGTCCGCGACCCTTCCCAAGAGGCAAGGGCAAACGGCCCTTCAATAATCAACCGGAACCGGTCCCTGAACTCCCCTATGACCTGGACGACGAAGTTCGAGCCTCGGAGGACGCAGCGGCCCCACCGACGGTGCCCCGGTTTTCGAACCATGCCCGCAAGCGCAGCAATACGGCGCCGAGAATGCCGATCCCCAACatccgcagcttctcgagCCAGAATACAATACCTTCTGTACGGAGCTCGTCAGATGCTGCAGCGGGGTTGTCCTCGCACTCACGTGGCCTAAACAGTGTGCGGAGTAGCTTCAGTCACCGTACCTCAGAGGCGAGTAGTGTGCGGACAGGCAACTTTTTTGATGCTATCGGCACCGTGCGCATGGAAGCCTTTATTGACCAGACCGAATCGAACCGCTACAGGGCTGCGAATTCCCGCCGGCATACGCGCAAACCGTCCACTCCGTGGAGTATGAACCAGGGGTACCCTGAACTGGAGTCTCCTTTCGAAGAGGTTCATGAGGATCCATTCCACGGGTTCTAG
- a CDS encoding cytochrome b5-like heme/steroid binding domain-containing protein (transcript_id=CADANIAT00007218), producing the protein MSKTFTPAEVAKHNKPDQGLYIIVDNSVYDVTNFVDEHPGGAKILKRVAGKDASKQFWKYHNDGVLKKYAPKLKIGEVKEGAKL; encoded by the exons ATGAGCAAAACATTCACCCCCGCTGAAGTCGCCAAGCACAACAAACCCGACCAGGGTTTGTACATCATCGTCGACAACTCGGTCTACGACGTTACAAATTTTGTAGACGAGCACCCAGGCGGCGCAAAGATCTTGAAGCGTGTTGCCGGGAAAGACGCCTCGAAGCAGTTCTGGAAG TACCACAACGATGGTGTGCTGAAGAAATATGCGCCCAAGTTGAAGATTGGGGAGGTCAAGGAGGGTGCGAAGCTGTGA
- a CDS encoding putative mRNA splicing factor RNA helicase (Cdc28) (transcript_id=CADANIAT00007219): protein MDNRTFVSDSLLRLANASDPTVVDFILATATSAKSSSSLQDKIAPFLDAGAEEVSSFCSELYKRVGKSETSAITNAGTGSGNRDGKTVAAGTEKKKYRLLDMDEVDYEGVSGTGSSLGPRSVETERKDRGRRAHDKSRDGDGNSKSHSDRWDKNENRKRERENSRDRRRSKKLRRRDVDDFEDRWGDEEILEEEEQDVEGEFAESPSKRARLEDGSASPRSRASSADLDPEERKERERKRDLEERDALAKRLASKDDKRSKKIVEDRTKDSEAARRRALADDAKARDAAMPDLRLRSRQEYLKKRETERLALLRRQVAEETQELRENPNLTRREKEEFARNREVLRIAEERLRIDDHRDGYMMPEDYITEKGKIDRKKKEDALYKRYVERDELGQEKFITEHEEWEMEQTAKAKAQINRAEFVDEGDYEYVFDDTQRINFTMDAQMKGTRKLMTQEQRMLQEKLDQAEQKAQTIEDTRKKLPIYQFRDQIIQAVHDHQVLIIVGETGSGKTTQLPQYLHEAGYTKNGMKVGCTQPRRVAAMSVAARVAEEMGVKLGNEVGYSIRFEDNTSDKTVLKYMTDGMLLRELLTEPDLGQYSALMIDEAHERTVPTDIACGLLKDIAKARPDLKLLISSATMDAQKFQSYFDNAPIFNIPGRMYNVDIHYTQQPEANYLAAAITTVFQIHVSQGPGDILVFLTGQEEIEAAEQSLQETARKLGNKIPEMIICPIYANLPSDLQAKIFEPTPPKARKVVLATNIAETSLTIDGIVYVIDPGFVKENVFNPRTGMESLVVTPCSRASANQRAGRAGRVGPGKCFRLYTKWAYYNELEESTTPEIQRTNLSSVILMLKSLGIDQLLEFDFMDPPPAETIIRALEQLYALGALNDRGELTKIGRQMAEFPTDPMLAKAILAADKHGCVEEVLSIVSMLGEASALFFRPKDKKIHADSARNRFTVKDGGDHLTLLNIWNQWVDSDFSYVWAKENFLQQRSLTRARDVRDQLAKLCDRVEVTVSSCGSNNIVPIQKAITAGFFPNAARLQRGGDSYRTIKTGQTVYLHPSSTLFEVNPRWVIYFELVLTSKEYMRSNMPLQAEWLVEVAPHYYKKKDLETLGTEKKPKGQGAVGGKSRD from the coding sequence ATGGACAACCGTACATTTGTCTCCGATTCTCTCCTTCGCTTGGCGAACGCGTCGGATCCTACTGTCGtcgacttcatcctcgccacCGCGACATCCGCCAAatcgtcctcttcgctcCAAGATAAGATAGCACCTTTTCTGGATGCAGGTGCAGAAGAGGTTAGCTCATTTTGTTCGGAACTCTATAAACGGGTTGGGAAGTCTGAAACGAGCGCAATTACTAATGCTGGGACCGGGAGCGGGAATCGAGATGGGAAAACAGTTGCGGCGGGgacagagaagaagaaatatcGCCTTCTGGATATGGATGAGGTCGATTATGAGGGTGTAAGTGGGACTGGGAGTTCGCTAGGGCCTAGGAGTGTTGAGACCGAGAGGAAAGACAGGGGGAGGAGGGCGCACGACAAGAGTCgggatggagatgggaaTAGTAAGAGTCACAGTGATCGTTGGGATAAGAACGAGAATCGGAAGAGGGAACGCGAAAATAGCCGCGACCGGCGTCGATCGAAGAAGTTAAGACGGCGCGACGTTGACGACTTCGAAGATAGGTGgggcgatgaggagattctggaggaggaagagcaggatgtTGAAGGGGAGTTTGCGGAGTCACCATCAAAGAGAGCGAGGCTGGAAGATGGGTCCGCGTCGCCGCGTTCTAGGGCGAGTTCGGCCGATTTGGATCCCGAAGAACGAAAAGAGCGCGAGCGAAAACGAGATCTCGAGGAGCGTGATGCATTAGCGAAGCGGCTAGCGAGCAAAGACGACAAACGGTCGAAAAAAATTGTGGAGGACCGAACTAAGGATAGTGAGGCTGCAAGGCGACGAGCATTGGCAGATGACGCCAAAGCCAGGGATGCCGCTATGCCAGACCTTAGATTGCGGTCAAGACAGGAGTATCTCAAGAAACGAGAGACAGAACGGCTAGCTCTGCTGAGAAGACAGGTTGCGGAAGAGACGCAGGAATTGCGCGAGAACCCGAACCTGACGCggagggagaaagaagagttTGCGCGCAATCGTGAGGTATTGCGCATCGCCGAGGAACGACTACGCATTGACGACCATCGTGACGGCTATATGATGCCAGAGGACTATATtacggagaaggggaagattgatcggaagaagaaggaagatgctcTCTACAAGCGGTATGTGGAGCGTGATGAACTCGGCCAGGAGAAATTCATCACGGAGCATGAGGAATGGGAAATGGAACAAACTGCGAAGGCCAAAGCCCAGATCAACCGAGCTGAGTTTGTAGATGAAGGCGATTACGAGTATGTCTTTGATGATACGCAAAGGATCAATTTTACCATGGACGCACAGATGAAGGGTACGCGCAAGCTCATGACCCAGGAACAGCGCATGTTACAAGAAAAGCTCGACCAGGCGGAGCAGAAGGCACAGACTATTGAAGACACCCGCAAAAAGCTACCAATATACCAGTTTCGTGATCAAATCATCCAAGCGGTTCACGATCACCAGGTGCTGATCATCGTTGGAGAAACCGGCTCTGGAAAGACGACACAACTTCCGCAGTACCTCCATGAAGCAGGATATACCAAGAACGGGATGAAGGTTGGATGCACGCAGCCACGACGGGTCGCAGCTATGAGCGTGGCCGCACGCGTTGCAGAAGAAATGGGTGTTAAGTTAGGCAACGAGGTTGGGTACTCTATTCGATTTGAAGACAACACAAGCGACAAAACTGTGCTCAAATACATGACCGACGGCATGCTGCTGCGTGAGCTCCTTACGGAGCCGGACTTGGGACAGTATTCGGCCCTGATGATTGATGAAGCACACGAACGTACGGTTCCGACAGATATTGCTTGTGGCCTCTTAAAGGATATTGCGAAGGCACGCCCGGATTTGAAGTTGCTGATCTCTTCTGCAACTATGGATGCGCAGAAGTTCCAAAGTTATTTTGACAATGCGCCGATTTTCAATATTCCCGGGCGCATGTATAATGTCGATATCCACTACACGCAGCAACCGGAAGCCAATTACCTTGCTGCCGCTATTACGACAGTCTTTCAGATTCACGTTTCTCAAGGGCCGGGTgacattctcgtcttcctcactggCCAGGAAGAAATCGAGGCTGCCGAGCAGAGCTTACAGGAAACTGCGAGGAAGCTGGGGAATAAGATACCGGAAATGATTATATGTCCAATCTATGCCAATCTACCGTCCGATCTGCAAGCCAAAATCTTTGAGCCAACTCCCCCCAAGGCGCGGAAGGTGGTTCTGGCTACGAATATTGCCGAAACTAGTCTGACGATCGATGGGATTGTTTATGTGATTGATCCCGGCTTCGTCAAGGAGAACGTCTTCAACCCTAGAACCGGCATGGAGAGTTTGGTAGTGACTCCCTGCTCGCGAGCATCAGCAAACCAGCGAGCTGGGCGAGCCGGTCGAGTTGGTCCAGGAAAATGTTTCCGCTTGTATACGAAATGGGCGTATTACAAcgaactggaagagagcACTACTCCTGAGATTCAGCGGACTAATTTAAGCAGTGTAATACTTATGTTAAAGTCTTTGGGAATTGACCAGCTCCTTGAATTCGACTTTATGGATCCTCCACCGGCGGAGACCATTATTAGAGCATTGGAGCAGCTATATGCGCTAGGAGCGCTGAACGACCGCGGAGAGCTTACCAAGATTGGGCGGCAGATGGCTGAATTCCCAACAGACCCAATGCTTGCCAAGGCAATCTTGGCTGCCGACAAACACGGCTGCGTGGAAGAGGTTCTCTCAATCGTCTCAATGCTCGGTGAAGCCAGTGCACTCTTCTTCCGACCAAAGGACAAGAAGATTCATGCAGACAGCGCGCGCAATCGCTTTACCGTCAAAGATGGCGGTGACCACCTTACCCTCCTCAACATCTGGAACCAGTGGGTGGACTCTGACTTCAGCTACGTTTGGGCGAAAGAAAACTTTCTTCAGCAGCGCAGTCTTACTCGAGCACGCGACGTGCGCGATCAACTCGCGAAACTCTGTGATCGCGTCGAGGTAACCGTCAGCTCTTGTGGCTCAAACAACATCGTACCGATCCAGAAAGCCATTACTGCCGGGTTCTTCCCGAACGCAGCGCGTCTCCAGCGCGGCGGTGACAGCTACCGCACCATTAAGACAGGGCAGACGGTATACCTGCACCCGTCAAGTACGCTCTTCGAGGTGAACCCGCGGTGGGTGATCTACTTCGAGCTGGTTCTCACAAGCAAGGAATACATGCGCAGCAACATGCCTCTGCAAGCGGAATGGCTTGTTGAGGTTGCACCGCATTACTATAAGAAGAAGGACCTTGAGACGCTCGGCACagagaagaagccgaagggGCAGGGGGCAGTAGGGGGAAAGAGTCGTGATTGA